cacacacacacacacacacacacacacacacacacacacacacacacacacacacacacacacacacacacacacacacacacacacacacacagccatcagcaCATTCATTACTTTCGTGGACTGCTTGCCAGTGGCTGACACAGTGTGCCATGACCAAGCCGAGTGTCTCAGAGAAACTGCTGGCTTAATAGCAAGGAGGCCCCAAGCCAGAAAAGCCGTACACTTACACCTTCAATTTGTCAAACGCTGGGGCCATTTTTTTTTCCTGGGCTGGTAATCTTGAGGGCTGAAGAGGCAGTGGAGTGTCCGAGCCAAACCACTACGCTGATTTGGAGAGTGGTGCGCTACTGTTGAGGAAAAGTAAAGGCTTCCTTATGCATCGTCCATGCCGAGCTGCTGAGTGAAGTAAAAAAGGTACCATTAGGGGCACACctcgagaaaaaaaagacagagaggaaaaaaatggactcagtcgtgcacacacacacacgcgcacacacacacacacacacacacacacacacacacacacacacacacacacacacacacacacacacacacacacacaccagccgagCCCATAATTTTGAAGTTATACTCCATTTGCTTTAATACTTTTCCACCAATTTGCTCCACAGTGAGTGATGTTTGGGGTCAAGTCAGGGTTTTGGTTTTAAAATGTTGTAAACTTCACTGGTACTTCAGTccttgtgttttttaatgtttattacatCATCATGTTATACTTTATTGAGCCATGATCAATggaacaacagaacagaacaacatGTTTTTGAAAATCCACACGTTGGGTTATGTATTGCGTATGTGCAATCTGTGTTTCTGGTCTGTGCATGTATCTTACAAACCCTAAATATATAACTCATTGACATGTAATGATGTCTtcgtattttacaaagacttgAAACGTGTACCTTATAGAAGTAGTTTTCTATTCTCAGAGCATCTCATAAACCATATCTTAAGTGTTCCTTTGAGAGACAAAAGTCTAAAGCCATGGCCATATTTATAAACAGTTCTGTTCTCATTCTGGCTCCAACAAATGAGAAAAGCACACTGTTATGTTTTGGGAATCATGACAATTTTAAAGTTGCAAACATAATTTTAAAAGAAAGGATTTTTCACTGAGGACATAGGATTCTATAAACAGCCCTGTATGTGCAAATGACTAAAACTGAACATCTATTCATTTAGACCATTTAAAAACGAGGCACGAAGATGTAATGCATACCGCGGTCTTGCTCTGCTGTCAGAACACTACTGCAGACGCAGCAGTTTTAGGCTCTAAAATGTTTGTTTTATCTAAACCTAAATTCTACCAAAGTGTTGCTAAGACGGTCCAGACCAACGCAAAAGTATCTTTTACAGACGGCTTACTTGCCTAAGAGGTTTTGGGAAACCCCCTAAAAAACGTTAAGATCCATCCGAAGGTATAACTTACAAATTAACAAATCTTAGGGAAATGCAAGTCAGGAGGGTCTTTTTTTAGGATGAAGCATaacaataccataataccactcTTACATTCTGTTCATAATATAATGTGCAAGAAATTGCAAAATAATTGTTGATTTACACACTTAAGTTCTGGATTAAAAGCACTCATGAGCTCTGTCTGATAGCCTACTATAAATTCCCACATCAAatcgcgcgcacacgtgcacgggCACCGATGGGAGAGTTTAATTGTCCCTAGTGTGAGCTGGTAATAGTGCATTAGTCAAAGTAGCAGGAGAGCCTCTTCATGTGGTCTGCCGTTTCCTCTGTGCTGGACTGGCTAGAGACAGTGGGTGTGAGGGATGTGGGTGAGAAAACAGCGGggcgaggggaagagaggaagtgtGTATTTATCTCCACTGGTGGGGCTACTGCTCCAGCTTTGATCTGTGTGGACCAGCTCCCCTTAGCCGCGAAGTccatgggttaaaaaaaagctgGCTCCGCTTTCTTTTATTCTCAGCTTCCCATAATCTGTTGTCAGTGTGGCGTATGCCAGCCACGCCTGCAAGTGCAAGATATAGATTGGTTTTGGGTGCCACCAGGAATATGAGGTGGTCttactcttttcttttcctttcttctactttccgttctttttttaaaaaggtgaTGTCATGAGGTCTTGAGAACGAGGATGTGTAACATCATTGCAACAGGGGTTATGTTTGTGTAAAGCGCAGACGGTGAACTAAACCATGGGCAAGGTGCAAAGCTGGGCAAAGAGCAGACAAAAATAAGGTGGTGTGTGTCACGCTCTCATACATCTCAGCTTTCGAAAAGGAGATTTACATAGATTTGAAACACACCCTAATTTTCAAGGCTGTCAGACATTTATAAAGACTTAACTGTCATCCACCTACACGCTGGTGGTCCCCATTCCAATGCTGGGCCAAGTGCTTTGAGTGGAGCAATAACAGGCAAACAAAGTGTCTCTCCCTGCAAAGCTATCAAGTGGCGTGTGGGAGCATTGTACTGACCCACCCATGTTTGCCCATTCGGATACCTTATGGTATTAAATTAGTAAGCCAAATGATTAtgtttttgtttcttgtttttgGCTCTTTGCTCTCCGCAGTGCAATTTGTCCATGGTTTCGGTTCAGGTTTCATTATGGACTGGGACACAGCCCTTGTTGCAACAGCGTAACATATCCCTCTGCTCCTGACATTCAGGATTTCAAGCCACAGTCGTCTAGAGTGATTTTTTCTGTATTAGTGGCACTCCTACGCGTTGTCTGCTTCTTAGGGTAGTGCCTGCCTAAACTTACATTACTGCATAAAGGCCTGAGGCAGCTCCACCGGCTGCTCTGTTAATATGGGGATATATCATCAACATGTTTAGAGTATTTACCCGACCTTTCATCATGCACTTTCTTGATTGTTTAAGTTATTCTTTCATTTAGACACTGAGGTGTGTATGTTGGTTTCATCATGGTTTCTGATTTCATCATACTTTGTCAAAGTGAGgaattcttccagggaggcaaagggctgagctgaggcccaaggcacccttgatatgtacagtagatacacaaaaatacacattgtgagtatgatgtaataacatgtactacagttgtacttacatgttattagACCAGTTATTtgactgtacctaatgagtaagtacactgtaattaaagtcCCATTAACCCCTTATCGCAGCACtatgactctctgtaatgtcatagcaatgttgttatgatgtagttaagcatttttagcaagtgaatagggtcgccgacaACCACAGCATAAGAGGCTACAATAAAGAGTGCTACCATGAGTGAATGTATGCCGTGTTCagaaacgacctgaacagtttctttgcccgctttgaagcacaaaatgacactcacccacagaaaactccccctcccccccatgatcaacccctttacctgtcctctgccagtgttaagaggacactggccaccatcaacccacgcaaagcagctggcccagacaacataccaggccgagtgttgaaggattgtgcagaagagctgaaggatgtcttcacagacatctttaacatctctctggagcaagcagtcatcccatcacttttcaaagctgctaccatcatacctgtgccgaagaaatcatcaccatcatgcttcaatgactaccgtcctgtagcactgacgcccataatcatgaagtgcttcgaacggctagtcctgtcacacatcaaagccacactaccccccaccctagacccctaccagttcgcataccgagccaagcgatccacggaggatgcaatttgctctgccctccatccagccctcacccacttgtacaataaagactcatatgtgagaatgctgttcattgacttcagttcagcattcaataccataataccacaacaactcatcagaaaactggacaaactaggtttcagcacctccctctgcaactggctgctggacttcctgatgcaaagaccacaagcagtacgggtagggaacaacacctcaagcaccctgaccctgagcacgggggctccgcaaggttgtgttctcagccccctgctgttcacgctgctgacacacgactgcacaacgacccacagcactaaccatctagtgaagtttgcggatgatacaacactggtgggcctcatcaccaagggcgatgagactcactacagagaagaagtagacctgctggccagatggtgcaaagacaacaacctcctgctgaatgtcaacaagaccaaggagattgttgtcaacttccaaagggtccaaaaacaactgccaccactgaccatcgacggcgatgctgtggagagagtgagcagcaccaagttccttggagtgcacatcagcgacgacctctcttggaccaccaacactacatcactggcgaagaaggcccatcagcgtctctacttcctgcgcaaactaaagaaggcaagtgctacaccctccatcatgacaacattctacagaggaaccatagagagcgtcgtgtccaactgcatcacagtgtggggaggaagctgcacggagaaaaacaggaagacactccagcgtgttgtgaacacagcgaagaagatcattggagtaccactcccctccctgcaggacatttacaccacacgcctcacccggaaagcactgatgatcatcaaagacacaagccaccctgcacacaaactgttcagcctcctgccctctggaaagagatacaggcgcctccgttcccgtaccaccaggctggcgagcagcacaatgcaccaagcgatcaagatgctgaacactcaacccactctccctccactgtcagcctctagccagcaaggccactgacaacccccccccataccccaccaccatatctgcgactgaacattccacctgcactactatacttgtgactgaactttcaacctgcactaactcaaaacatgtgcacacacacacacacacacacacacacacacacacacacacacacacacacacacacacacacacacacacacacacacacacacacacacacacacacacacacaagcacactgcactttctgcactaaacccaaacatacacacactgacacacactgacacacacacacacacacacacacacacacacagacacacgaacacacacacagacgcacaccgcaccttctacctgcactaaacacatacacacatacacacacacacacacacacacacacacacacacacacacacacacacacacacacacacacacacacacacacacacacacacactgctgccggtgtacttgacagacctttttaatatttatttttcttcaaaatgctactattaccatgtcagaacgctataaaggacttttttaagAAAAGCACAAAagtacaacaatacctcttaatgtatgtcctctacaagtcttctgttgtccagtcttgcactttaaatgtctgtatgagcactgtctatgtccatactgtcttaagtccatgtataagtactgtctatgtctatactgtctatgtccttacctagattagtctatgtctgtatgggaaagcaagaaatgtaatttcaaattctttgtatgaccagtgcatgtaaagaaattgacaataaaacctacttgacttgagaaTGTTTACTCTCTTGTTAACACTTAGGAATCTGTGACATAGTTGAGTGGTGGAGCTTCACCACACTGTAATGGGAGGGTTCCACAAACAACCCCCAAGTGGTTCGTGGAGGAACCCAAAGGCTCCCTGAGGAAGCCCAGAGGTAAAAAATTCTTGCAAAAACCCCAGAGAACCCCCAGAGAACCCTAAAGGtgagctcaaactacacgactatcagcCCGATTCTTGGCTGAAAACCCTCCTTACCACAATCAGTGGAACGTTACCCCGCAGGATCATTGCAAGCAGTTGTCGGGCAAGATTTTCTTGatgtgtgcgacgttctaagatagaattttgacagctcaaagagtcgcagatcgcaaatcgtagaaatcaaacactgtttgatatttgcatcTGGAAATAGAATATCGGGCTTTGTCTTGGATGGTTGCAATCAGGGATAAAATGGACAGTTGcaattctctttatgtgtgcgcTGCAACCCggcgtcaaaatcggacacaaaattgggggtcgtgtagtttgagcatgGCTTTGGGGTTCTTCCACAGTGACAATTGAAGGGCTTCTCAAAGAACCTGTAGGAGTTCTTCAGGGGTTTGCCACTAACGACCCATTGTACTCCTGCAATATTGGCTGCAGGTGCATTTGATTGACTCAACCACTCACACCTGATAACCTCCGTCCCCATGTGAAAGAGCACTGCAGGCCATTCGGAGGAAACATCAGGTGTGATTAGTTGAGCCAATTAGCCAATTAGAATCCTGTCAATCAAGAGCCTAGCTGTAGCCAATACTACAGTCGCTTTGGAGGAACCCCTGAAGGTTCTCTGAAGAACCATTTAGAAAACGTTGGAGTTCTTCCAAGCACTTCTAGGTTCTTCTTTTTACAGTGTACCTGCCTTCCCAAGAGCTAGCCACCACTCAGCAGTATTAGCTATCAACTATTCCAGCTGCACATAAGTAGTTGGCTAGCCGTGATGTGACTCGTACTGCAATGTTGTCTGCATTTTATGTGGCTACCTTTGctcattttaaataataatttatgttgtgataggccaccgctcatctgtttagaaggtgcaggattcagtagaaatttctgtataaaaagaagacaatccgcacacttcaggtctaattaagtttcttctcgtttttctcctaaaatcTTTGTCTgaacttacaactacaaacaactgattcgatgtagtgttacttttgcgttaccttgttatcactcttacaacaacataaacacataggctaacctccccaccatccaaatagatttttgctttccaccaggctagcctacataacttttttcgcgccgagccctactcggctttagtttcgcctcacctcatagtcaattttgcaacactacaccaactatctcgcaaaaataaccttttctgctgcatccgcagacctaattatggccaactctacctgcgcctgcagtgatctagctaatgctaatgaaagactagccaaagccaacatgacgattgaaacacttagaagtgacattcgccggctacgTTGCGAgatagtcataaaatcccataacaccacgttgaaacaccaaaccagtaatactagcgccaacctaactacactatcttttctccccagccacagcaaacaccagccgaagtcccccccgaatccaccgtgctccactcccgcgcgtcgtagctggacggaggtggttaacggcggcaggggagtactgcagaaatgttcaccacctctagtgactagcaatcgtttttctgtacttgactcagtcatcgatgcagaaactgaccctgtccccccctcccaccaggtgcccaagcctctaccacaaagagtgcgacccagtagccgccggaccctcgctacccccaggcaaatcacccgagagcagcctgcccattcagaaccccggcgaccatcaacagtcctcataggatcttcgatggttcgccacgtaaccctacgaaacgcccagacgtggtgcctacctggagctctcgtagccgatgtccagtcgaatgtgccagacgcgctgtcacagtatcctactgccacaactctcatcgtccacgcaggctccaatgacatccggctgcagcagtctaaaaaacttgagtccgatttcctctcccttattaatacccttcgcagcactggaaaaaaatacgctatctcaggccccatcccctctgtttgtttctctgccttccagttctcccgaatccgccaactgcacgtctggctgatgagacactgccgccaagaagccattccctacgttgacaacttctccgctttctggaaccgccgaaacctcttcgcacgagatggaaggcacttaaacagagctggtgctcgtctcctcgcgaccaacctggagctgaccctcgaagcccatcggtccttggattgactaacaggtgttttaaatccaaagcactacaccaacttagacactgcgtgcccaacagagagtactccactagctatccacgctgtcactacccgtaggaaagctcgcagatgtagaccctctggttgtgtacacaacaacctaattacgattgcacctgaacgcataaacaatagctctactactttgaatgttaatgctgcattacttaacgtgcagtccttgaccaacaaaagcttcgtagtaaaccagctggtctcggacaaaaacataagcttcatgtttcttaccgaaacatggcttaaagacgacggggcggctacttttattgaggcttgcccttccgattacaaattccttcacgccccgagaccaaataaacgaggcggaggcgtagccatacttttctccaacaaatttaattgtactaagatgaatctgggctctttctcttcatttgaatacatggcaatgagggtccaagcaacaacaaggcaacacacttgaccttgttatttcacatgcgcttgatatcaacaatatatcggtcacggacgtcggcctctccgaccatacactgtgtgttttttgattttgacatttcaacacaaattagcacacccaacaatgtcattcacagacgacgcattaatgcctctgctgagcttaagatttcagacctcatcaaatcgggtgacctactaaatggtcactgcacacctgatgaaatggttgatagcttcaacaacaacttaagaggaattctagataacatagctccaattagaacgacgacaaggaccagagctaggtattcaccttggatgaatgactcactgagagccttaaaaagaaaatgcagagtaaccgagcgtctttggaggaaaactaaattagaagtccatagacaatcccttagggatgagatctcctcctacaataatgcggtacgctcagagagaaaagcatatttttccaaaatcataacagacaaccagcataatgcgaaagttctttttaccactattgaccacctgcttaatccaacacatagcaataacaacctaaatgcagcatcacatgccaagtgcgaggaatttgctagattttttaataaaaagattgccgacattagagaaggcatccaaggtggaaacgcagcaacctctgtcgcccactcaggcgatacaccgaggggagggttaaacccccctaggagacctgagagcttccaaaagttttgtccaattacagaggacgacctctgtaaaatagtcagggaaagcaagcagtctacctgcagccttgacgcgatccccacacatctgctaaaaaacatacttggttgcttagcagcacctttactgcaaattgttaacacctctatgcttacaggaatttttccaagctcattcaaaacagccatggtaaagccactcctaaaaaagacaaatttagatcagaattctttaaacaactacagacctatatcaaacctcccctttataagcaaggtactagaaaaagttgtcggatttgagctttgagcctcacatcaacaagataacaaaatctgcttttttccatcttagaaatgtcaacaaagtgcgcggcttggccccccgacaagacgctgagaaacttattcatgcctttgtcaccagtaggatagactactgcaatgctctcttctctggtctcccaaaaaaattaattgacaaattgctactcattcaaaattctgcggcaagaatcctaacaagaaccagaatgagagagcacatctctcctgtcttggcagacctgcactggttacctgtctcacacagaatcgactttaagattctgctcacagtatttaaagcattaaatggacttgcccctagttatatctcagacatgctctctttttatgcccctgctcgagctctcaggtccactgatgccaagctgctaaggacccccacccccccgcagaagaagatcggcgacgccgcatttgcctgctatgcgcccaagagatggaacaccctccccatcgagatccgatcagccacctccgtcgactccttcaagaagcagctgaagacccacctcttcatccttgccaactcctagctgccaaggcgtcatagtgtcccagctgccgcagcgcccttactactcgcaatcagccctggcagggggctcccctaggtggccgctggtctctgcctgaggtttcttcctgactatagggggtcttttttctcagac
This genomic interval from Engraulis encrasicolus isolate BLACKSEA-1 chromosome 16, IST_EnEncr_1.0, whole genome shotgun sequence contains the following:
- the LOC134466480 gene encoding uncharacterized protein LOC134466480 isoform X2, whose translation is MANSTCACSDLANANERLAKANMTIETLRSDIRRLRCEIVIKSHNTTLKHQTSNTSANLTTLSFLPSHSKHQPKSPPNPPCSTPARRSWTEVPKPLPQRVRPSSRRTLATPRQITREQPAHSEPRRPSTVLIGSSMVRHVTLRNAQTWCLPGALVADVQSNVPDALSQYPTATTLIVHAGSNDIRLQQSKKLESDFLSLINTLRSTGKKYAISGPIPSVCFSAFQFSRIRQLHVWLMRHCRQEAIPYVDNFSAFWNRRNLFARDGRHLNRAGARLLATNLELTLEAHRSLD
- the LOC134466480 gene encoding uncharacterized protein LOC134466480 isoform X1; the encoded protein is MANSTCACSDLANANERLAKANMTIETLRSDIRRLRCEIVIKSHNTTLKHQTSNTSANLTTLSFLPSHSKHQPKSPPNPPCSTPARRSWTEVVNGGRGVLQKCSPPLVTSNRFSVLDSVIDAETDPVPPSHQVPKPLPQRVRPSSRRTLATPRQITREQPAHSEPRRPSTVLIGSSMVRHVTLRNAQTWCLPGALVADVQSNVPDALSQYPTATTLIVHAGSNDIRLQQSKKLESDFLSLINTLRSTGKKYAISGPIPSVCFSAFQFSRIRQLHVWLMRHCRQEAIPYVDNFSAFWNRRNLFARDGRHLNRAGARLLATNLELTLEAHRSLD